The following are from one region of the Sorghum bicolor cultivar BTx623 chromosome 2, Sorghum_bicolor_NCBIv3, whole genome shotgun sequence genome:
- the LOC110432699 gene encoding uncharacterized protein LOC110432699, with product MWLGSTAGVARGPPPRAAQPTPLQQALVAGVPPAYFTPPPASRSYYPQPPQVPSAWTPWTLEGLANAFSTVSLTPPPSSSDWVIDSGASSHITANPGMVTATPSSSFPSSIVVGNGATLPVIGTGYSVLPRPFRLNNVLVAPDIIRNLLSVRKFTTDNSVSVEFDPLGVSMKDLCTRNTLLRCNNMGPLYTLQLPSSTTGSCALVATPSPTTWHRRLGHPNKATLQSLTQSSSIVYSKPEDDSLCHAY from the coding sequence ATGTGGCTAGGATCTACCGCCGGCGTTGCCCGTGGCCCTCCACCACGCGCAGCCCAGCCTACACCTTTGCAGCAGGCTCTGGTGGCCGGCGTGCCACCAGCATACTTCACTCCACCGCCGGCTTCCCGGTCCTACTACCCGCAGCCCCCTCAAGTACCCTCTGCTTGGACGCCCTGGACACTCGAGGGTCTCGCCAACGCCTTCAGCACCGTCTCTCTCACCCCACCACCGAGTTCCTCGGATTGGGTGATCGACTCGGGTGCCTCCTCCCACATCACCGCCAACCCTGGTATGGTCACTGCTACACcatcttcttcttttccttcctCCATTGTCGTAGGTAACGGTGCCACCCTTCCTGTAATTGGCACTGGCTACTCCGTCCTTCCCAGACCCTTTCGCCTCAACAATGTCCTTGTCGCTCCTGATATTATCAGAAATCTGCTTTCAGTTCGAAAATTCACTACTGACAATTCTGTTTCTGTCGAGTTTGACCCTCTTGGTGTTTCTATGAAGGATCTATGTACCCGGAACACCCTCCTCAGATGTAACAACATGGGGCCTCTCTACACCCTTCAGCTACCTTCATCCACCACCGGCTCATGCGCCCTTGTCGCCACTCCTTCACCGACTACCTGGCACAGGCGCCTTGGTCACCCCAACAAGGCCACTCTTCAGTCCCTCACGCAGTCCTCCTCCATTGTCTACAGCAAGCCTGAAGATGACTCCCTCTGCCACGCCTATTAG